The Novipirellula galeiformis genome contains a region encoding:
- a CDS encoding NAD(P)/FAD-dependent oxidoreductase, with the protein MSDKIEKTIIIGSGPAGWSAAIYAARANLNPVVYEGTVRPEMIPLGQLAFTTEVENFAGFPAGNIRAFVESAVDKDRHWNLPMPPAGHEKDGQPHYAVQGVELMELMKQQALNFGTRVIGDDIESVDFSGDVHVLKPANGEPVKAKTVIIATGARANYLGLDTEEAYKNKGVSACAVCDGALPIYRAKPLAVVGGGDSAVEEATYLANLKNAATIYLIVRRDEMRASKVMQDRALNHPNIEMKWNSVVDEVYGDEKIVTGIKLKSTVDGSISDLPVGGMFVAIGHTPNTAFLNNAVETNSSGYIRWTKSFRTNTSVKGVFAAGDVADDYYRQAITSAGTGCMAALDAERYLAELEG; encoded by the coding sequence GTGAGCGACAAAATCGAGAAGACAATTATCATTGGAAGTGGTCCTGCGGGATGGTCTGCCGCAATTTATGCAGCTCGCGCCAACCTAAATCCAGTGGTCTACGAAGGCACCGTGCGTCCCGAAATGATTCCGTTGGGCCAATTGGCTTTCACGACGGAAGTGGAAAACTTTGCCGGTTTTCCCGCCGGAAACATTCGCGCGTTCGTGGAATCGGCCGTCGACAAGGATCGACACTGGAATCTGCCGATGCCGCCCGCAGGGCACGAAAAAGATGGCCAACCGCATTACGCCGTCCAAGGCGTCGAGTTGATGGAGTTGATGAAGCAACAAGCCCTCAACTTTGGCACTCGCGTGATCGGCGATGATATCGAAAGCGTCGACTTTTCCGGCGACGTTCACGTGCTGAAACCCGCCAACGGGGAACCGGTCAAAGCGAAAACCGTGATCATCGCGACCGGAGCACGCGCCAATTACCTCGGCTTGGATACCGAAGAAGCGTACAAGAACAAGGGCGTCAGCGCGTGTGCGGTCTGTGACGGTGCGTTGCCGATCTATCGAGCCAAACCACTCGCGGTCGTTGGCGGCGGTGACTCGGCGGTCGAAGAAGCAACCTACCTCGCCAATCTAAAGAACGCTGCGACGATCTACTTGATCGTTCGCCGTGATGAGATGAGGGCTTCCAAGGTGATGCAAGATCGCGCGCTCAATCACCCCAACATCGAAATGAAGTGGAACAGTGTCGTCGACGAAGTCTACGGCGACGAGAAAATCGTCACCGGAATCAAACTGAAAAGCACCGTCGATGGTTCGATCAGCGATTTGCCCGTCGGCGGCATGTTCGTTGCGATTGGGCACACGCCCAACACCGCCTTCTTGAACAATGCTGTCGAGACCAACAGCAGCGGTTATATTCGTTGGACCAAAAGTTTCCGCACCAACACCAGCGTGAAGGGTGTTTTTGCTGCAGGCGACGTCGCTGACGATTATTATCGACAAGCGATTACGTCCGCAGGCACCGGATGCATGGCCGCCCTGGACGCCGAACGCTACCTCGCGGAACTCGAAGGGTAA
- a CDS encoding carboxymuconolactone decarboxylase family protein, with amino-acid sequence MQRFPLRQEADAPQEVGQVYRDFQHGMGFPEVPNFIRVQGTSPGMLASTWALAKHILLEGSLPRSIKELIFVAIAVERQCKYCKDAHTACCRILGVEDSTIRAVMEGLSEELPDRIRVIIQFAVKCATGPHELTDEDFASLRRQDLDNEQILEVIATASMAVYAITIADATLLDTDAMFVQA; translated from the coding sequence ATGCAACGCTTCCCACTGAGGCAAGAGGCTGACGCACCGCAAGAGGTCGGGCAGGTCTACCGCGACTTTCAGCACGGAATGGGGTTTCCCGAGGTGCCGAATTTCATCCGCGTCCAGGGAACTTCGCCAGGGATGTTGGCCAGCACCTGGGCACTTGCCAAACATATTCTGCTGGAGGGATCTCTTCCCAGGTCCATCAAGGAACTGATCTTTGTCGCCATCGCCGTGGAACGTCAGTGCAAATATTGCAAGGACGCGCACACCGCGTGTTGCCGAATTCTGGGAGTCGAGGACAGCACGATTCGAGCGGTGATGGAAGGGCTCAGCGAAGAACTCCCCGATCGCATTCGGGTCATCATCCAATTTGCGGTCAAGTGCGCCACCGGACCGCATGAACTGACCGACGAGGATTTCGCCAGTCTGCGGAGGCAAGACCTCGATAATGAGCAGATCCTCGAAGTGATTGCGACTGCGTCGATGGCGGTCTACGCCATCACCATTGCCGACGCAACGTTGTTAGATACCGATGCAATGTTCGTACAGGCTTAG
- a CDS encoding DUF1294 domain-containing protein produces MRIAGKLVTWKDDRGFGFIAPDGGGDELFVHIKSFVHRSRRPAELDVVTFEQSVGPDGRGQATRVVFEGEPLVKPTLIPIQIVIAISFLLALAALTIDGKLPFYVAGLYATMSVIAFIAYWMDKVAAIHRRSRTPENTLLYLGVIGGWPGALIAQQVFRHKTVKQSFQAGFWVSVVVNCCVLIFLASPALRAYIRSLV; encoded by the coding sequence ATGCGAATAGCTGGCAAGTTAGTGACTTGGAAGGATGATCGAGGTTTCGGGTTCATTGCACCGGATGGCGGTGGAGACGAATTGTTTGTTCATATCAAATCGTTCGTCCATCGGTCTCGTCGCCCAGCCGAATTAGACGTTGTTACTTTCGAGCAATCGGTTGGACCGGATGGTCGCGGTCAAGCCACCAGAGTGGTGTTCGAGGGAGAACCGCTCGTTAAGCCAACGCTCATTCCCATTCAGATTGTGATCGCGATTTCTTTTCTGCTGGCCTTGGCAGCATTAACAATCGATGGCAAATTGCCTTTTTACGTTGCAGGTTTGTATGCGACGATGAGCGTGATCGCGTTCATCGCCTATTGGATGGACAAAGTCGCAGCGATCCACCGTCGCAGCCGCACGCCAGAAAATACGCTACTGTATCTCGGAGTCATTGGCGGTTGGCCCGGAGCGCTCATCGCTCAGCAGGTGTTTCGGCACAAGACCGTCAAGCAGTCATTTCAAGCGGGGTTTTGGGTTTCGGTGGTCGTCAATTGCTGCGTGCTTATATTTCTAGCGTCTCCAGCATTGCGAGCGTACATTCGTTCGTTGGTCTAA
- a CDS encoding divalent metal cation transporter has product MSAAETEQIALGNEKVQADRELLRQAQADGKVLGAYIRLSGPGWLQSAITLGGGSLAGSLFLGVLGGYSMLWLQLVAIILGVVMLSAISYVTLSTGRRPFEAINSEINPALGWGWIVATIMANMIFCMPQFSLCYDALDKNLATLGGGDGLGGDVVTKWGITLSLFLAAGFVVLLNTRQGKAAKFFDIFLKGLIGMVVICFVGVAVLLFGSGELEFGTILAGFIPDLGQFIHPAGDLQGLVEGLSPEGESFWTHKLMGTQRSVMISAIATAVGINMTFLLPYSMLARGWDRPFRGLARFDLSTGMAIPFVLVTSCVVIAAAASFHNKIDPQLASTNLAEMEQSPTFGAVKSSLLARVDLELGDAAATTDEATKLEMVAKLPEDEKRIASALIKRDAFQLSRTLAPLLGDSKAKLVFGLGVFGMGFSTIIILMLINGYAFQELSGRPGSSGMFVTGVLVAGISGASWVWLWTDDQTRFWLAIFASTFAVMLLPIAYITFFLMMNSRRILGDDKPTGGRMVAWNVMMLLAVAGAVAAAGTAMYDKAMDKQNPISFYVVIGILIVYSLAVVIGFAFRKPTKVAAE; this is encoded by the coding sequence ATGTCAGCAGCCGAAACAGAACAAATAGCTCTCGGAAATGAAAAAGTCCAAGCCGATCGTGAGTTACTTCGGCAGGCACAAGCCGATGGCAAGGTTCTGGGGGCTTACATTCGGTTGTCGGGGCCCGGTTGGTTGCAAAGTGCGATTACGCTGGGCGGTGGCTCGCTGGCCGGATCGTTGTTCCTCGGTGTGCTTGGCGGCTACAGCATGCTGTGGTTGCAATTGGTTGCGATTATTCTGGGCGTTGTGATGTTGTCTGCGATCAGCTACGTCACGCTGAGCACCGGGCGTCGCCCCTTCGAGGCGATCAATAGCGAAATCAACCCCGCACTCGGTTGGGGCTGGATCGTCGCCACGATCATGGCCAACATGATTTTTTGTATGCCCCAGTTCAGTCTCTGTTACGACGCGCTTGATAAAAATCTAGCGACGTTGGGGGGAGGCGATGGATTGGGCGGCGACGTGGTGACCAAGTGGGGAATCACGTTGTCGTTGTTCCTCGCGGCCGGTTTTGTCGTCTTGCTAAATACTCGGCAAGGCAAAGCGGCGAAGTTCTTTGACATTTTCCTCAAAGGCTTGATCGGCATGGTCGTGATTTGCTTTGTCGGGGTTGCCGTGCTGCTGTTTGGTAGCGGTGAGCTCGAATTTGGCACGATTTTGGCCGGTTTTATTCCCGATCTGGGCCAGTTCATCCATCCGGCGGGCGACTTGCAAGGGCTGGTCGAAGGCTTATCGCCTGAGGGTGAATCGTTTTGGACTCATAAATTAATGGGGACGCAGCGGAGCGTGATGATCTCGGCGATTGCAACGGCCGTCGGAATTAACATGACGTTCTTGTTGCCTTATTCGATGCTGGCTCGCGGTTGGGATCGCCCGTTTCGCGGACTCGCACGCTTTGACTTGTCCACCGGCATGGCGATCCCTTTTGTGCTCGTGACCAGCTGTGTCGTGATCGCTGCGGCGGCATCGTTCCATAACAAGATTGATCCGCAATTGGCATCCACCAACCTCGCCGAAATGGAACAGTCACCGACGTTTGGTGCGGTCAAATCGAGCTTGCTTGCCCGCGTCGACTTGGAACTCGGCGACGCCGCCGCGACGACCGACGAGGCAACAAAACTCGAAATGGTTGCCAAGCTACCTGAAGATGAAAAGCGAATCGCATCCGCACTGATCAAGCGGGACGCGTTCCAGTTGTCACGAACCTTGGCTCCGCTGCTGGGCGACAGTAAAGCGAAGCTCGTTTTCGGGCTCGGTGTGTTTGGCATGGGGTTCTCGACGATCATCATTTTGATGTTGATCAATGGCTACGCTTTTCAAGAATTGTCCGGCCGTCCCGGAAGCAGCGGCATGTTTGTCACCGGCGTTTTGGTTGCTGGTATCTCCGGAGCCAGTTGGGTTTGGTTATGGACCGACGATCAAACGCGATTTTGGCTGGCCATTTTCGCCAGTACGTTTGCGGTGATGTTGTTGCCGATCGCCTACATCACCTTCTTTTTGATGATGAACAGTCGCCGAATCTTGGGCGACGACAAACCAACCGGTGGCCGAATGGTGGCCTGGAATGTGATGATGCTTCTGGCGGTCGCCGGTGCCGTGGCAGCAGCAGGAACTGCGATGTACGACAAGGCGATGGACAAACAGAACCCAATTTCGTTTTATGTCGTGATTGGGATTCTAATTGTCTACTCGCTGGCGGTGGTGATCGGATTTGCGTTCCGAAAACCGACCAAGGTCGCTGCGGAATAG
- the gluQRS gene encoding tRNA glutamyl-Q(34) synthetase GluQRS, whose product MSTGRLAPSPTGAQHLGNARTYLLAYWSARSTGKKLILRIEDIDSPRVKSWAIQQAIEDLRWLGIDWDEGPDVGGPHSPYIQTERQSLYADALERLIADNLVFPCTCSRQDIADAGSAPHFEHEGNIYPGICASWQNGDPLPEAGTFSWRFRVKDRELDIDDLVLGKQNCNPAAHLGAFPITQKNGSYSYHLACVVDDAAMGVTEVVRGDDLLPSAFRHLELAEALKLPRSHYAHVPLIKGPDGRRLAKRHGDTRLSLYREQGVDPETIVGWAAHSAGLTETAAERSAADVIPLFSWSKINRNSIIVHESETAAWIRS is encoded by the coding sequence ATGAGCACCGGCCGATTGGCACCGTCCCCGACCGGAGCTCAGCATTTAGGAAATGCTCGTACCTATTTGCTCGCCTACTGGTCAGCTCGCAGCACGGGGAAAAAGTTAATCCTGCGAATCGAGGACATCGATTCGCCGCGTGTCAAATCGTGGGCGATCCAGCAAGCGATCGAGGATTTGCGGTGGTTGGGAATCGATTGGGACGAAGGGCCCGATGTCGGCGGTCCACATTCGCCGTACATCCAAACCGAACGTCAATCGTTATACGCCGACGCACTCGAGCGACTGATCGCAGACAATCTCGTCTTTCCTTGCACTTGTTCGCGACAAGACATCGCCGATGCAGGTTCGGCACCCCATTTCGAGCACGAGGGAAACATCTATCCTGGCATCTGTGCGAGTTGGCAGAACGGCGATCCGCTGCCCGAGGCGGGCACATTTTCTTGGCGATTCCGCGTCAAAGATCGCGAGCTTGACATCGACGACCTTGTGCTCGGAAAGCAGAATTGCAATCCCGCCGCGCATCTTGGCGCGTTCCCGATCACGCAAAAAAATGGCAGCTATTCTTATCATCTCGCCTGTGTCGTGGACGATGCCGCGATGGGAGTGACCGAGGTGGTGCGAGGCGACGATTTGCTGCCCAGTGCGTTTCGGCATCTCGAGCTCGCCGAGGCACTCAAGCTACCTCGTTCGCACTACGCTCACGTTCCTTTAATCAAAGGCCCCGATGGCCGCCGCTTGGCCAAACGTCACGGCGACACGCGATTGAGTCTGTATCGCGAACAAGGCGTCGATCCGGAGACGATCGTCGGCTGGGCCGCGCACTCCGCCGGTTTAACCGAGACTGCAGCGGAGCGGAGTGCCGCCGACGTGATCCCGCTGTTTTCATGGTCAAAAATCAATCGCAACTCAATCATCGTCCACGAGTCGGAAACCGCAGCCTGGATCCGCAGTTAA
- the asnS gene encoding asparagine--tRNA ligase — MQDNWIRVAEARKAEAAGRDCEVRGWVRTRRDSKGGFSFIEVNDGSCLGNIQVVAPGELDNYADEVQKLTAGCSVVVAGKLVESPAKGQATELQATSLRVLGWADPESYPLQKKRHSFEKLREWAHLRTRTNTLSAVMRTRNQISQSIHHFFHENGFFYTHTPIITASDCEGAGEMFRVTTLDLDMLAKSGGPVKFEYDFFEKPAYLTVSGQLNGETYATALGRIYTFGPTFRAENSNTSRHLAEFWMVEPEAAFFDLADDMRLAEDFLKRIFTDCLNHCDEDMQFFNERIQPGVIDQIRSVVERPFAHMTYTEAIKILETCDAKFDYPISWGTDLQAEHERYLTEVHVKGPVILTDYPSSIKPFYMRVSDDGKTVAAMDVLVPGVGEIIGGSQREERLDVLTSRMAAAGLNEEDYWWYIDLRRFGTVPHAGFGLGLERAVQYVTGMANIRDVIPFPRTPGNADF, encoded by the coding sequence ATGCAAGACAACTGGATTCGTGTCGCTGAGGCTCGCAAAGCCGAGGCGGCAGGCCGTGATTGTGAAGTTCGCGGCTGGGTTCGCACACGTCGCGACAGCAAAGGGGGCTTCAGCTTTATTGAAGTCAACGATGGCAGCTGCCTTGGCAATATCCAAGTCGTTGCCCCAGGGGAACTGGACAACTACGCTGACGAAGTCCAAAAACTAACGGCGGGCTGCAGCGTTGTGGTGGCGGGAAAGTTGGTTGAGTCGCCTGCCAAAGGTCAAGCCACCGAACTGCAAGCGACTTCGCTGCGAGTGCTCGGTTGGGCCGATCCCGAGTCCTACCCGCTGCAGAAGAAACGGCACTCGTTCGAAAAACTTCGTGAGTGGGCACATCTGAGGACTCGCACCAACACGCTCAGCGCCGTGATGCGTACTCGGAATCAAATCAGCCAATCGATTCATCACTTCTTTCACGAAAACGGCTTCTTCTACACTCACACACCGATCATCACGGCGAGTGATTGCGAAGGTGCTGGCGAGATGTTTCGTGTCACGACGCTCGATTTGGACATGCTGGCCAAATCCGGCGGCCCGGTGAAATTTGAGTACGACTTTTTCGAAAAACCAGCTTATTTGACCGTTAGCGGGCAACTCAATGGCGAAACCTACGCCACCGCACTTGGTCGTATCTACACGTTCGGACCGACGTTCCGCGCCGAAAACAGTAACACCAGCCGGCATCTTGCCGAGTTTTGGATGGTCGAGCCCGAAGCCGCCTTCTTTGACTTGGCCGATGACATGCGTTTGGCCGAAGATTTCTTGAAGCGAATCTTCACCGATTGCTTGAATCACTGCGACGAAGACATGCAGTTCTTTAACGAGCGTATTCAGCCGGGCGTGATCGACCAAATTCGCTCGGTCGTCGAACGTCCGTTCGCTCACATGACCTATACCGAAGCGATCAAGATTCTCGAAACCTGCGACGCCAAATTTGACTACCCGATTTCCTGGGGCACCGATTTGCAAGCCGAACACGAGCGTTATTTGACCGAAGTTCATGTCAAAGGCCCTGTCATCCTGACCGACTATCCGTCGTCGATCAAACCGTTTTATATGCGGGTCAGCGATGATGGAAAAACGGTCGCTGCGATGGATGTGCTTGTGCCCGGCGTTGGTGAAATCATCGGTGGCAGCCAACGCGAAGAGCGACTTGATGTATTGACGTCGCGAATGGCCGCAGCGGGATTGAACGAAGAAGATTACTGGTGGTACATCGACTTGCGCCGCTTCGGCACGGTGCCGCATGCGGGTTTTGGACTCGGGCTCGAACGAGCGGTCCAGTACGTCACCGGAATGGCCAACATTCGCGACGTGATTCCGTTCCCCCGCACCCCCGGCAACGCTGACTTTTAA